A section of the Gallus gallus isolate bGalGal1 chromosome 4, bGalGal1.mat.broiler.GRCg7b, whole genome shotgun sequence genome encodes:
- the CHMP3 gene encoding charged multivesicular body protein 3, with translation MGLFGKTPEKPPKELVNEWSLKIRKEMRVIDRQIRDIQREEEKVKRSIKDAAKKGQKDVCVILAKELIRSRKAVSKLYASKAHMNSVLMGMKNQLAVLRVAGSLQKSTEVMKAMQSLVKIPEIQATMRELSKEMMKAGIIEEMLEDTFESMEDEEEMEEEAEMEIDKILFEITAGALGKAPSKVTDALPEPEAMGAAAAVDEEEDIEAMQSRLATLRS, from the exons ATGGGCCTCTTCGGGAAGACCCCCGAGAAACCGCCCAAGGAGCTG GTCAACGAATGGTCCCTGAAGATAAGGAAGGAGATGAGAGTCATTGACAGACAGATCAGAG ATAttcagagagaagaggaaaaggtgaAGCGGTCGATAAAGGATGCTGCCAAAAAGGGGCAGAAGGATGTGTGTGTGATCTTGGCCAAGGAACTGATCCGCTCTAGGAAGGCTGTAAGCAAACTCTATGCCTCCAAAGCTCACATGAACTCTGTTCTCATGGGAATGAAGAACCAGCTTG CTGTCCTCAGAGTAGCAGGTTCGTtgcagaagagcacagaagTCATGAAAGCTATGCAGAGCTTAGTGAAAATCCCTGAAATCCAGGCGACCATGAGAGAATTGTCCAAAGAGATGATGAAG GCTGGTATCATAGAGGAGATGCTAGAGGACACCTTTGAAAGCatggaggatgaggaggaaatggaggaagaagcagagatgGAAATTGACAAAATTCTGTTTGAAATTACAGCTG GGGCCTTGGGTAAAGCACCTAGTAAAGTCACAGATGCTCTTCCAGAGCCAGAAGCcatgggagcagctgctgctgttgacGAGGAGGAAGACATTGAAGCAATGCAGTCGCGGTTGGCTACCCTGCGTAGCTAA
- the KDM3A gene encoding lysine-specific demethylase 3A isoform X1 → MVLRLEGSWSLLVGKRFLSLSGDDDGPWDTERVAEWPWQAGRIRAVSHTDISKPDLKICVEFDDESWEKRRWIEVYSPKMKVFLVEQKLVLAERRSHGGSISPVQWPAMTYKSLVDKAGLGPMVSIRYLGEEKCVFLSKDLLTPIQDVESSRLPLKDDQTVNEEIQALVKKHLDETRLVQGGKNIIGSKIRIYSLDPSTQWFTAVVVNGNPATRTLEVNCQEIPALKTLDPELIHVEIIYDNNGKCDKSKRIGGVKRKPSENSGSVDAKHTKSSPEVSQSQGHVHSVPTVFGEALLGCTPANKDQRHQGLPLPANSPPNLGAETPQGTCRRSVPEVHPSCLNAGTKPLKENLTLFPKVTYITKEQTQNINDQNGKYTSLISSRSSSLSDSTNGKETGLKNISEPLLKPTTNFPKECISAKPLQHLNSSIAIPRVNSSVELQRTLDCRPSTSDAHLLPFTEAGVRSHSGSNSQKGNKVDEHVEMEFFTRRNSNEAFYERNENESFWTGSTKIQDNVIVRKSILADASKVKKLQQSGEAFVQDGSCNNIAPHLHKCRECRLDSYRKNKDQKDSTVFCRFFHFRRLQFNKHGILREEGFLTPNKYDPEAISLWLPLSKNVVGLDLDTAKYILANIGDHFCQLVISEKEVMSTIEPHRQVAWKRAVRGVREMCDVCDTTIFNLHWVCSKCGFGVCVDCYRMRKKGIHEDDDSDTFSWFKCVKGQEHEPENLMPTQIIPGRALYDVGDIVHSVRTKWGIKANCPCANKQFKALSKPTLKEDSKQNLVPGERTSLQQSNLVLSPQLPTHEPPVKPAAGSKQTASVTTSPSLSWLSNITSGNVNKENKEKLLVPISKNENKALQTLPSLAKPAAALQTFNSAILTPVSNNNTGFLRNLLNSSGGKTDNGLKSTPKILDDIFASLVQNRTVTDMPKKPQGLTIKPTIMGFDTPHYWLCDNRLLCLQDPNNESNWNVFRECWKQGQPVMVSGVHHKLNADLWRPESFRKEFGQQEVDLVNCRTNEIITGATVGDFWDGFEDISSRLRTEEGEPMVLKLKDWPPGEDFRDMMPSRFDDLMKNIPLPEYTRRGGKLNLASRLPNYFVRPDLGPKMYNAYGLITPEDRKYGTTNLHLDVSDAANVMVYVGIPKGQADQEEEVLKTIQDGDSDELTIKRFTESREKPGALWHIYAAKDTEKIREFLKKVAEEQGQENPVDHDPIHDQSWYLDRSLRKRLHQEYGVQGWAIVQFLGDVVFIPAGAPHQVHNLYSCIKVAEDFVSPEHVKHCFWLTQEFRYLSHTHTNHEDKLQVKNVIYHAVKDAVGILRANESSLSRS, encoded by the exons ATGGTGCTGAGGCTCGAGGGGAGCTGGTCGCTGCTGGTCGGGAAGCGCTTCCTCAGCCTGTCCGGGGACGACGACGGGCCGTGGGACACGGAGCGCGTGGCGGAATGGCCGTGGCAGGCGGGCAGGATCCGGGCGGTCTCACACACTGACATCTCCAAACCGGACCTGAAG ATTTGTGTAGAATTTGATGATGAGTcatgggaaaaaagaagatgGATAGAAGTCTACAGTCCCAAAATGAAAGTATTCCTCGTGGAGCAAAAGCTGGTACTGGCAGAAAGAAGATCTCATGGTGGTTCTATATCGCCTGTCCAGTGGCCTGCAATG ACTTACAAATCCTTAGTGGACAAAGCCGGTTTGGGACCAATGGTTTCAATACGCTATCTTGGTgaagagaaatgtgtttttctttctaaagaccTTTTGACGCCCATTCAG GACGTGGAGAGTTCCAGGCTTCCTCTGAAGGATGATCAAACTGTCAATGAAGAAATTCAAGCTTTAGTTAAGAAACACCTAGATGAAACACGCTTGGTGCAAG gtggaaaaaatataattgGTTCAAAAATTAGAATTTATAGCCTGGATCCATCTACCCAGTGGTTCACAGCAGTTGTTGTAAATGGCAACCCTGCTACAAGAACTCTAGAAGTCAACTGTCAGGAG ATTCCAGCTTTAAAAACTCTTGATCCAGAGTTAATTCACGTGGAAATAATATATGATAATAATGGCAAATGTG ATAAATCCAAAAGAATTGGGGGCGTGAAAAGGAAACCATCAGAAAATAGTGGAAGTGTTGATGCCAAACACACGAAGTCTTCTCCTGAG GTTTCTCAGAGTCAGGGACATGTGCACTCAGTGCCAACAGTGTTTGGTGAAGCATTGCTGGGTTGTACTCCTGCTAATAAAGACCAAAGGCATCAAGGCTTGCCCCTCCCAGCTAACTCTCCTCCTAATCTTGGTGCAGAAACTCCTCAGGG CACATGTAGACGAAGCGTACCAGAAGTCCATCCCTCTTGTCTTAATGCTGGAACAAAACCATTGAAGGAAAATCTGACGCTCTTTCCTAAAGTGACATATATAACTaaagaacaaacacagaatATTAATGATCAAAATGGTAAATATACTTCTCTGATATCTTCAAGATCTTCATCTTTGAGTGATTCAACTAATGGAAAAGAAACCGGCCTGAAAAATATAAGCGAACCTCTTCTGAAGCCCACAACAAACTTTCCAAAAGAGTGTATTTCTGCAAAACCGTTGCAACATCTTAACTCTTCCATAGCAATACCAAGAGTCAATAGCTCTGTTGAACTGCAGAGGACTTTAGATTGTAGGCCCTCAACATCAGATGCTCACCTTCTCCCTTTTACTGAGGCTGGAGTTAGATCACACAGTGGTTCTAACAGCCAAAAAGGAAACAAGGTGGATGAACATGTAGAAATGGAGTTTTTTACTAGGAGAAATTCAAATGAGGCTTTTtatgagagaaatgaaaacGAAAGCTTTTGGACTGGGAGTACCAAGATCCAGGATAATG TAATAGTTCGCAAGTCCATTTTAGCAGATGCTTCTAAAGTGAAGAAGCTGCAGCAGAGTGGAGAAGCATTTGTACAGGATGGGTCCTGCAACAATATTGCACCTCACTTGCATAAATGCAGGGAATGCCGCTTGGACAGCTACCGAAAGAACAAAGACCAGAAAGATTCCACTGTCTTTTGTCGATTCTTTCACTTCAGAAG GCTGCAGTTCAATAAGCATGGGATACTGCGTGAGGAGGGCTTCTTAACTCCCAATAAGTATGACCCTGAGGCTATTAGCTTGTGGCTGCCTTTATCCAAAAATGTTGTAGGCCTGGATCTGGACACAGCGAAGTATATCCTGGCCAACATTGGAGACCACTTTTGTCAGCTGGTAATATCTGAAAAGGAAGTTATGTCTACAATTGAACCACACA GACAAGTAGCCTGGAAGCGTGCAGTTCGTGGAGTTCGAGAGATGTGTGATGTGTGTGACACCACAATCTTCAACCTTCACTGGGTCTGCTCTAAGTGCGGCTTTGGCGTGTGTGTGGATTGCTacaggatgaggaaaaaaggCATACATGAAG ATGATGACTCGGATACTTTCTCCTGGTTTAAATGTGTGAAGGGGCAGGAGCATGAACCAGAGAATCTGATGCCCACACAAATAATTCCTGGAAGAG cactCTATGATGTTGGTGATATTGTTCACTCTGTAAGAACAAAATGGGGAATAAAGGCAAACTGCCCCTGTGCAAATAAACAGTTCAAGGCACTGTCAAAACCGACTCTAAAGGAGGATTCAAAACAG AATCTGGTTCCTGGAGAGAGGACCAGCCTTCAGCAAAGCAACTTAGTCCTGAGCCCACAGCTCCCTACACATGAGCCTCCTGTCAAACCAGCAGCTGGAAGTAAACAAACTGCTTCAGTAACTACTTCTCCTTCGTTAAGTTGGCTGTCAAATATAACAAGTGGAAAtgtgaataaagaaaacaaag AGAAACTCCTCGTGCCCATTTccaagaatgaaaacaaagctcttcAGACACTCCCTAGCTTAGCTaagcctgctgcagccctgcagacatTCAACAGTGCAATACTAACGCCTGTGAGCAACAACAACACAGGTTTCCTGCGGAATCTCCTGAATTCTTCTGGAGGAAAG ACAGACAATGGACTCAAGAGTACACCCAAAATCCTTGATGACATTTTTGCTTCCCTGGTGCAAAATAGAACTGTTACAGACATGCCTAAGAAGCCACAAGGACTGACTATAAAGCCGACAATAATGGGCTTTGATACACCTCATTACTGGTTATGTGATAACCGCTTACTGTGTCTTCAAGATCCCAACAATGAAAGTAATTGGAATGTCTTCAGAGAGTGCtggaagcagggacag CCTGTAATGGTGTCAGGAGTACATCACAAATTAAATGCAGACCTCTGGAGACCTGAGTCCTTCAGGAAAGAGTTTGGCCAACAGGAAGTAGACCTGGTTAACTGCAGGACCAATGAAATCATCACTGGCGCTACTGTAGGAGATTTCTGGGATGGGTTTGAAGATATTTCAA GTCGCCTGAGAACAGAAGAAGGAGAGCCAATGGTGTTGAAGCTTAAAGATTGGCCTCCGGGAGAAGATTTCAGAGATATGATGCCTTCTCG GTTTGATGATTTGATGAAAAATATTCCACTGCCAGAGTACACGAGGAGAGGTGGAAAGCTCAACCTTGCATCTCGACTTCCCAACTATTTTGTACGGCCAGATTTGGGCCCTAAGATGTACAATGCCTATG gcttaaTAACACCAGAAGATAGAAAATATGGCACAACAAATCTCCACTTGGATGTGTCTGATGCAGCTAATGTTATGGTGTATGTGGGGATCCCCAAAGGCCAGGCTGATCAAGAAGAAG AAGTACTTAAGACCATACAAGATGGTGATTCTGATGAGCTGACAATTAAGCGTTTTACTGAAAGTCGAGAAAAACCTGGAGCTCTGTGGCACATCTATGCTGCTAAGGATACAGAGAAGATCCGGGAGTTCCTTAAAAAG GTTGCTGAAGAACAAGGTCAAGAAAATCCTGTAGATCACGATCCCATTCATGATCAAAGTTGGTACTTGGACCGATCTCTAAGAAAACGCCTTCACCAGGAGTATGGAGTTCAAGGCTGGGCTATTGTACAGTTTCTAGGAGATGTAGTTTTCATTCCAGCAGGAGCTCCGCATCAG GTTCATAATTTGTACAGTTGTATTAAAGTTGCAGAAGACTTTGTATCCCCAGAGCACGTCAAGCATTGCTTCTGGCTCACTCAGGAATTTAGATATCTGTCACATACGCATACAAACCACGAAGATAAATTGCAG GTGAAGAATGTCATATACCACGCTGTTAAAGATGCAGTTGGGATATTGAGAGCTAACGAATCCAGCCTTAGCAGATCATAA